The Paracoccus sp. MC1862 genome includes a window with the following:
- a CDS encoding HK97 family phage prohead protease, translating into MRMDDLGLELKFAGGAPVLTEDHVIEGYASLFGVADQGGDIVAAGAYAASLARLAARGDKVRMLWQHDPGQPIGIWEEIHEDGRGLWVRGRLLPEVAQAREAAALIAAGAIDGLSIGYRTVRAERDREGRRVLTEVELWEVSLVTFPMLREAKVGRKSEDQGDEAGALAEALRAASAALRG; encoded by the coding sequence ATGCGGATGGACGATCTGGGGCTTGAGCTGAAGTTCGCGGGCGGCGCGCCCGTGCTGACCGAAGACCATGTGATCGAGGGCTACGCCAGCCTGTTTGGGGTGGCCGACCAAGGCGGCGACATCGTGGCGGCTGGTGCCTATGCGGCGAGCCTGGCGCGGCTGGCGGCGCGTGGGGACAAGGTGCGGATGCTGTGGCAGCACGACCCCGGCCAGCCCATCGGCATCTGGGAGGAGATCCATGAGGATGGACGCGGGCTGTGGGTCCGGGGGCGGCTTTTGCCCGAGGTGGCGCAGGCCCGCGAGGCGGCGGCGTTGATCGCGGCGGGGGCCATCGACGGGCTGTCGATCGGCTATCGCACCGTGCGGGCCGAGCGGGACCGCGAGGGCCGGAGGGTGCTGACCGAGGTCGAACTGTGGGAGGTCTCGCTCGTGACCTTTCCGATGCTGCGCGAGGCCAAGGTCGGGCGGAAGTCCGAGGATCAGGGTGACGAGGCCGGCGCGCTGGCCGAGGCGCTGCGGGCGGCCTCGGCCGCGCTGCGGGGCTGA
- a CDS encoding phage portal protein has product MGAPEGAAEERVAPVAAVVEAKASAAGKVMAAQGAGRALWGARDMGALTRGGFVGNPVGFRAVKLVAEAAAAVPLVCQDAERRYEVHPVLDLMRRPNPGQGRAELFEALFGQILLSGNGFLEAVDVGASGLPGELHVLRSDRMSVVPGADGWPVAYEYAVGGRKHRFDMTGSPDPICHIRSFHPTDDHYGLSPMQAAAVAVDVHNSASAWSRALLDNAARPSGAIIYKGADGQGVLSPDQYDRLVSEMEQHHQGARNAGRPMLLEGGLDWKPMGFSPSDMEFHETKLAAAREIAMAFGVPPMLIGIPGDATYANYAEAHRAFYRLTVLPLATRVAAGVAWWLSEHLGVEIDLKPDLDQVPALAEERDQHWARVGAAGFLTDAEKRAALGLPPVAGG; this is encoded by the coding sequence ATGGGCGCCCCTGAAGGGGCCGCCGAAGAAAGGGTGGCGCCGGTCGCGGCGGTGGTCGAGGCCAAGGCGAGCGCGGCCGGGAAGGTGATGGCGGCGCAGGGGGCTGGGCGGGCGCTGTGGGGCGCGCGGGACATGGGGGCGCTGACGCGGGGCGGCTTTGTCGGCAACCCGGTGGGGTTCCGGGCGGTGAAGCTGGTGGCCGAGGCGGCGGCGGCGGTGCCTCTGGTCTGCCAAGACGCGGAGCGGCGCTATGAGGTGCATCCGGTGCTGGACCTGATGCGGCGGCCCAATCCGGGGCAGGGCCGGGCCGAGCTGTTCGAGGCGCTGTTCGGGCAGATCCTGCTGTCGGGGAACGGGTTTCTGGAGGCGGTGGATGTGGGCGCCTCGGGTCTGCCGGGAGAGCTGCACGTGCTGCGGTCGGACCGGATGAGCGTAGTGCCGGGGGCGGATGGCTGGCCGGTGGCCTATGAATACGCGGTCGGCGGGCGGAAGCATCGCTTCGACATGACCGGCTCGCCCGATCCGATCTGCCACATCCGCAGCTTTCATCCGACGGATGACCATTACGGGCTGTCGCCGATGCAGGCGGCGGCGGTGGCGGTGGATGTCCACAATTCGGCCAGCGCCTGGTCGCGGGCGCTGCTGGACAACGCGGCGCGGCCGAGTGGGGCGATCATCTACAAGGGCGCGGACGGGCAGGGGGTGCTGAGCCCCGACCAGTATGATCGGCTGGTCAGCGAGATGGAGCAGCATCATCAGGGTGCGCGCAATGCCGGGCGGCCGATGCTGCTGGAAGGCGGACTGGACTGGAAGCCGATGGGGTTCTCGCCCTCGGACATGGAGTTCCACGAGACCAAGCTGGCTGCGGCGCGGGAGATCGCGATGGCCTTCGGGGTGCCGCCGATGCTGATCGGGATACCGGGGGATGCGACCTATGCCAATTACGCCGAGGCGCACCGGGCCTTTTACCGGCTGACGGTGCTGCCGCTGGCGACTCGGGTCGCGGCGGGAGTCGCCTGGTGGCTGTCCGAGCATCTGGGGGTCGAGATCGACCTCAAGCCCGATCTGGACCAGGTTCCGGCGCTGGCCGAGGAGCGGGACCAGCATTGGGCCAGGGTCGGGGCGGCGGGCTTCCTGACGGATGCCGAGAAACGGGCGGCGCTGGGGCTGCCTCCGGTCGCGGGGGGCTGA
- a CDS encoding DNA-packaging protein, which translates to MSGPAASTLPPHETRSGAAWLASAGPEEVDAFISGLSDNALASLPWLFEFWALPHQLPPAGDWKSWVIMGGRGAGKTRAGSEWVRAQVEGATPEALGRARRVALVAETFDQGRDVMVMGDSGILACCPPDRRPVWEAGRRRLVWPNGATATVYSAHEPEALRGPQFDAAWVDELAKWKKAEETWDMLQFALRLGENPQQVVTTTPRNVGVLKAILRNPSTVVTHAPTDANRAYLAESFLSEVQARYAGTRLGRQELEGVLLDDVEGALWTTSMLEGCRVDAAPAMDRVVVAVDPSVTAGKSSDECGIVVAGVVCEGPPQEWRAFVLEDASVRGGPLDWARAAIAAVERHGAERLVAEVNQGGDLVESVIRQVDPLVPFRALRAGRGKGLRAEPVAALYEQGRVKHLRSGALGALEDQMCRMTVRGYEGRGSPDRLDALVWAVHELMIEPAASYRRPQVRGL; encoded by the coding sequence ATGTCGGGGCCGGCCGCCTCGACCTTGCCGCCGCACGAGACGAGATCGGGCGCCGCCTGGCTTGCCTCCGCCGGGCCGGAGGAGGTTGACGCCTTTATTTCCGGGCTGTCGGACAACGCCTTGGCCAGCCTGCCGTGGCTGTTCGAGTTCTGGGCCTTGCCGCACCAGTTGCCCCCCGCGGGCGACTGGAAGTCCTGGGTGATCATGGGCGGACGCGGGGCGGGGAAAACCCGCGCCGGGTCCGAATGGGTGCGCGCTCAGGTCGAAGGGGCGACTCCCGAGGCTTTGGGGCGGGCGCGGCGCGTGGCGCTGGTGGCCGAGACCTTCGATCAGGGGCGGGACGTGATGGTGATGGGGGACTCGGGGATTCTGGCCTGCTGTCCGCCGGACCGGCGGCCCGTGTGGGAGGCGGGGCGGCGGCGGCTTGTCTGGCCGAACGGGGCCACGGCGACGGTTTATTCGGCGCATGAGCCGGAGGCTTTGCGCGGTCCTCAGTTCGACGCGGCCTGGGTGGATGAACTGGCCAAGTGGAAGAAGGCCGAGGAAACCTGGGACATGCTGCAGTTCGCGCTGCGGCTGGGGGAGAACCCGCAGCAGGTGGTCACGACGACTCCGCGCAACGTGGGGGTGCTGAAGGCGATCCTGCGGAACCCGTCCACGGTGGTGACGCACGCGCCGACGGATGCGAACCGGGCCTATCTGGCGGAGAGTTTTCTTTCCGAGGTTCAGGCGCGCTATGCCGGGACCCGGCTGGGGCGGCAGGAGCTTGAGGGCGTGCTGCTGGACGACGTGGAAGGTGCGCTGTGGACGACCTCCATGCTGGAAGGGTGCCGGGTGGATGCGGCGCCTGCCATGGACCGGGTGGTGGTGGCAGTGGACCCGTCGGTGACGGCGGGGAAGTCCAGCGACGAATGCGGGATCGTGGTCGCGGGGGTCGTCTGCGAAGGGCCGCCGCAGGAGTGGCGGGCGTTTGTGCTAGAGGATGCCTCGGTGCGGGGCGGGCCTTTGGATTGGGCGCGAGCGGCGATCGCGGCGGTTGAGCGGCACGGGGCCGAGCGGCTGGTGGCCGAGGTCAACCAGGGCGGCGATCTGGTGGAAAGCGTGATCCGGCAGGTGGACCCTCTGGTGCCGTTCCGGGCGTTGCGCGCGGGCCGGGGCAAGGGGCTGAGGGCCGAGCCGGTGGCGGCGCTGTATGAGCAGGGGCGGGTGAAGCATCTGCGATCCGGGGCCTTGGGGGCGCTGGAGGACCAGATGTGCCGGATGACGGTGCGCGGTTATGAGGGGCGCGGCTCGCCTGACCGGCTGGATGCGCTGGTCTGGGCGGTCCACGAGTTGATGATCGAGCCGGCGGCGAGCTATCGGCGGCCTCAGGTTCGGGGGCTGTAG
- a CDS encoding permease, with protein MSFEPGDGPLAGPFVAGGDDGALGAGEAIDVAGEMFREVAEELHRLRIGLRGGSTDDVKDTARLVRDLRAATQLVLEERNRVDKLRKEVAGDVGAGRLDLAAARDEIGRRLACLRRAGGG; from the coding sequence ATGAGTTTCGAGCCGGGGGACGGACCCTTGGCGGGACCGTTCGTTGCCGGGGGGGACGACGGGGCGCTTGGCGCGGGCGAGGCGATCGACGTCGCGGGCGAGATGTTTCGCGAAGTGGCCGAGGAGCTGCACAGGCTGAGGATCGGGCTGCGGGGCGGCAGCACCGATGACGTCAAGGACACCGCGAGGCTGGTGCGCGACCTGCGGGCCGCGACCCAGCTGGTGCTGGAGGAAAGGAACCGAGTTGACAAGCTTCGCAAGGAAGTCGCCGGAGATGTCGGGGCCGGCCGCCTCGACCTTGCCGCCGCACGAGACGAGATCGGGCGCCGCCTGGCTTGCCTCCGCCGGGCCGGAGGAGGTTGA
- a CDS encoding LysR family transcriptional regulator has translation MVRFTLRQCAYFRAVAEQGGIAQAARVLNISQPSVAQAIDKLEDVTGLVLFERHHARGLTLTLQGRLFLDHVRRLDDDARQMEREALALAAGTSGEIRLGVFWTLAPFYAAGLIRSFAEAAPGIAIRQQELSLVQLADGLREGSLDFALTYDQGAPAGGLAFRPLAELRPMAVVGKDHPLAGRDAVDLSELADAPYVMFDAPGSRSYFEDLLAAGGISPPIAYASTSMEAVRSAVAAGFGFTLLVMRPPSPLTYDGGEVRTLQIRDDLRPLRVVLAFRAVAHAGKIAQRFADHAVAYFETRNLRGS, from the coding sequence ATGGTCCGTTTCACGCTTCGCCAATGCGCCTATTTCCGCGCGGTGGCCGAGCAGGGGGGCATCGCGCAGGCGGCGCGGGTGCTGAACATCTCGCAGCCCTCGGTGGCGCAGGCGATCGACAAGCTCGAGGACGTGACCGGCCTTGTCCTGTTCGAGCGGCATCATGCGCGCGGGCTGACCCTGACGCTGCAGGGGCGGCTGTTCCTTGACCATGTCAGGCGCCTTGACGACGACGCCCGGCAGATGGAACGCGAGGCGCTGGCGCTTGCTGCCGGAACCTCGGGCGAGATCCGGCTGGGCGTCTTCTGGACGCTCGCGCCCTTCTATGCCGCCGGCCTGATCCGCAGCTTTGCCGAGGCTGCGCCGGGCATCGCGATCCGGCAGCAGGAACTGTCGCTGGTGCAGCTTGCGGATGGGCTGCGCGAGGGTTCGCTGGATTTCGCCCTGACCTATGACCAGGGGGCGCCTGCCGGGGGACTGGCGTTCAGGCCCCTGGCCGAATTGCGGCCGATGGCCGTCGTCGGCAAGGATCACCCGCTGGCCGGACGCGATGCGGTCGATCTGTCGGAACTGGCCGACGCGCCCTACGTGATGTTCGACGCACCCGGCAGCCGCAGCTATTTCGAGGACCTGCTTGCCGCGGGCGGCATCTCTCCGCCCATCGCCTATGCCTCGACCTCGATGGAGGCGGTGCGCTCTGCGGTTGCGGCAGGCTTCGGCTTTACCCTGCTGGTGATGCGCCCGCCATCGCCCCTGACTTATGACGGCGGCGAGGTCAGGACGCTGCAGATCCGCGACGACCTGCGGCCGCTGCGGGTCGTCCTCGCCTTTCGCGCGGTGGCCCATGCTGGAAAGATCGCCCAGCGCTTCGCCGACCACGCCGTTGCCTATTTCGAGACGCGCAATCTTCGAGGCTCATGA